The segment TTGGTGATGAGTACACCTATCTTTGTGAGGATGAATCCATTAAAGAGGACAATTATGTGGTTGTACCTGTTGGAACTAATAATGTTGAAAAAGTTGCACATGTTGTAAAAGTACATCAGGCTACGCAAGAAGATATCTCATATCCAATTAACAAGTTGAAACATGTAATAAAGCGCTATTCAGATTTTGATAAAGAGGGTGCAGGGAAAATTGCAGCTGAGTTAGTAACGTCAGGTCGATGTTTGAAAATTGATGATTTTTCTAAATCATTAGCAGCAGACGAGTATTTTGATGTTTTGCACAATAAACTTGGACATTGGTGGTTGGAACTCAATGGCGTTCCTATTCCAATGAAAGTTATCCTATTGAATACCAACTATGAGAAGTATCATGTTGACTGTGCTGTACATATCAAACCCCACAATATCCACTATAGTACTTTCCAATCGTTGAAGTTATGTACCGACTTTGAGATTGACGCTTCACGCTGGGTTGATGTCATTTCTGATGAATATATTTGGGGAAATTCCTGGGAACTTGATGGTATTCAGTTTGGGATAACCTGTCAGGAATCATTAGAGGAGGATGAGGTGACACTTGGCAAATACAGTCGTGTTCCATATTATGTCGATTGGCATCCAGATTGGAGTGATAGATACGGTTTTAATTTAGCTTGGAAACGACATGAATCTGACGAAGACTTGTCGGTAGACTTTTACATTTCTTAGAGTAAAAAATTCGTTCAATAGTATAATAATAAAGCCAAACTAGACTTTTCGTTCTATAGTATAGAGGGTTGCTATCACCACACGTGGAGTGCGTAGTGTTGCTACAACGAAGCAACGGGTAAAAATCCTTTATTTTAAGCACTTTTTCAAGCATTTTGTCTTTATTGAAAAGAGTGATTTTGACATAAAAAAGGTTCAAAAAAAGTACATTGATGTGAATGTCTGTTTGGATGTCGACTGCGTAGACAAAAAATAGATACGTCATAAAATATAATAGTTCAACGAGAACATTTTAATAAGTGTTCTCGTTTTTTTTTTTTTTAAGGAGGAATTCATGAAAAAGAAGGAACAATCATCACGCCAAATCGTGATGTGCCATCTCGTGGCTATTTTAGGAGTTGATATTGAGAAAGCAACTCATCTGGTTGATGAATTGGAACAAGTAGGTTTAATCCGATTTGATGAATTCGGAAATGTTGGACTTTTAGTCTTGGAGGGATAATCATGAAACGTATTACCGCTAATCAGTATCAAACATCAGAGCGTTATTATAAACTCCCTAAAATTTTGTTTGAGAGTGAACGTTATAAGGATATGAAGCTGGAGGTTAAGGTAGCCTACGCGGTTTTAAAGGATCGGTTGGAGTTATCTTTGAGTAAGGGCTGGATTGATGAGGATGGGGCTATTTATTTGATTTATTCCAATTCAAATCTGATGGCACTTTTAGGCTGTTCAAAGTCAAAACTACTCTCTATCAAGAAAACCTTACGCGAATATGGCTTAATTGATGAAGTCCAACAGTCCTCTAGTGAAAAAGGTCGTATGGCAAATAAAATTTACTTGGGGGAATTAGAACATGAAACTACCCCAGTCTTACATACAGACGGGGCTAGTGTTAAAAAAACACTAGGGGGGTCTCAAAGAAAGACGGGGCCGGTCTTAAATTCAGCCCCTAGTGAGACTGAAGGAAGTGAGACTAAATATAGTGAAACTAAAGGGAGTGATTTCCTTATTGAGGACGAGGAGGAGAGGCAGCAAGTAGATGAGAAACAAGAAGAGAACTTTACTTCAAAAGTCGATGGCGTGACCAAGTACGATCGAGATTATATTTGGGGTTTGGTTCATGACCAGTTAAGACAGTCGGGGCTATCTCAGTCAGCTAGTGACTATGCCATGATTTATTTTAGTGACCGTTATCAGTATGCTTTGGAACATATGCGATTTGCTCGGTCAGCGGAAGTAATAGCTGAATACGTATTTAATGGTGTGCTGTCAGAGTGGACCAAGCAACTGAGACGACAAGAAGTAAAGGGAGGTGATTAAGTTGATTTGCTGGATACTAGGCGGAATCTATCTGATTTCTATCATCATTTTGATTGTTGAAATCATCCGTGCACCAGAAATGGATGATCATATATAAGCAAGAGTTTTACAAGTGTAAGGCTCTTTTTTAGTTGGAAAGAGAGGAAAATGAAATTTTTAGATTTATTTGCTGGAATAGGCGGTTTTAGGCTAGGAATGGAATCACAGGGTCATGAGTGTTTGGGCTTTTGTGAAATTGATAAATTCGCCAGAACATCTTATAAAGCCATGTTTAACACAGAAGGGGAAATAGAATACCATGACATTAAAGAGGTCACAGACCATGACTTTAGACAATTTAGAGGGCAAGTGGACATCATCTGCGGGGGATTTCCTTGCCAAGCATTTTCACTCGCAGGCAGACGATTGGGATTTGAAGATACTCGAGGGACTCTCTTTTTTGAGATTGCTCGAGCGGCCAAACAAATCCAACCACGTTTTCTATTTTTGGAAAACGTCAAAGGCCTACTCAATCACGACGAGGGACGGACGTTCGCCACTATCCTCTCCACGATGGATGAATTGGGGTATGATGTCGAATGGCAGGTGCTTAACAGTAAGGACTTCCAAGTCCCGCAAAACAGAGAGCGGGTCTTTATTATCGGACATTCTAGAAGATACCGTCCCAGATTCATATTTCCTCTCAGAAGAGAAAACAGCCCAGCTCATCTTGAAAGGCTAGGAAATATCAATCCCTCTAAACGTGGTTTGAATGGTGAAGTCTATCTGACGAGTGGACTTGCTCCTACACTAACAAGAGGTAAAGGAGAGGGAGCTAAAATCGCCATTCCAGTCTTAACACCAGATAGACTAGAAAAACGGCAACATGGTCGTCAATTTAAGGACAATCAAGACCCTATGTTTACTTTGACAAGTCAAGACAGACACGGAGTTGTTGTCGCAGGAAATCTGCCCACTAGCTTTGACCAGACTGGAAGAGTATTTGACATATCTGGTTTGTCACCGACTTTGACCACCATGCAAGGTGGAGACAAGGTGCCAAAGATTTTGCTGAGGGAGGAGCTGCCATTTCTGAAAATCAAGGAAGCCACAAAAAGAGGGTACGCAAAGGCAACTCTTGGAGACTCTGTCAATCTGGCTTATCCAGACTCAACCAATCGTAGAGGACGAGTGGGAAAGGGAATATCCAATACCCTGACAACTTCAGACAATATGGGAGTGGTAGTTGCTGCTCTGGAATATCGACAGGATAAGTGGTATGAAGTTACAGGCATTGTCTTAGAGGGGAAACTTTTTCGCCTGAGAATAAGACGACTGACACCAAGAGAGTGTTTCAGACTTCAAGGCTTTCCTGACTGGGCTTATGAAAGAGCAGAAAGTGTTTCCAGTAAGAGCCAACTATACAAACAGGCAGGCAATAGCGTGACTGTCACAGTTATTGAAGCCATTGCCAGAGAATTTAGAAGAATAGAAGAGGAAGAAAAACATGAATCTACTACATAAGAAAAGTATCCTAGATTGTACTGAATTAGAGGAACGTATTCACCAAGTTGAAACCAATCAGCAACTACAAAAGATATTGTCGCTCCCCAATTTTGATTGTGACTTTGAGGTGACTTTTGAAGATGATTACCACAAAGAGATGAATGATCCCCTATTCTACGAATCCAATCTTCATCGGATTTCGGATTATTTGGAAACTAGGGACATTAAAAATGGAGTGGATACCCTATTGACGAAAGACAATCACCTGGCCTTTCGTGCCTTTGGTGAAAATTATTCTGCTAGGGGAAAGGATGGCATTTTAACGACTCTGGTGACGGTCAAGTGTTTTGGTGAAGGACGGATGCCCATTGATATGAGTCGCTATTTCCCAACTCCTGAACCAACAGTTGAAAATAGCCTAACCCTTTAAGGAGGAGCCTATGCTTGAGGTATATCTAGGAAATAATGCCAATACAAATCAAGACTTACTAACCATTTTGACGACCTATGGTGTGACTTACCGTTGTACAAAAGCATGTGATGTAAACCGTGAAATCATACTGTCACTCTTTGCCAAAACCACGGATTGTTTTGAGTTGCTGTCGCCACGATTTCTTCGCTTTAAACGTCAATATTCGATAAGTTTGAATGAAATGATTCAGCTTATTCTCCAAAAACCAGACCAGAACCTTCGGCTGCCACTCATTGTCTGTCAGAATCATGTCTATCCAGCTATTGGGCTAGACGAAGTGAGAACCTTTCTTCCCAGACAGGTAAAAGAAGAACTGTTTCAGGCCAGTCTGATGAAACAAGTGACAGGGTAGGTGTGAAGATGAATGAACGATTTTGGGACAATTTAGAAATCATTCTGGCAGAAAATGACCTCACTTGGGCAGAACTAGCTCGCAAAGTATTCAACGGTCAATATGTTTATCCAAGTGAGTTTAATCGCCTCTATCAAAAACTGCGACATTACAAATCCAATCGCCTGATGCCACAAACAAGATGGGTTGAGCGTATTGTTCTAGTCTTAGATATTGATTATGAAGATTTATTCAAGAGGTGACAATGATAAGGATAGTGGTGTTTTATCTAGCCATACAGCTTAACGGTCTTCTGGTGAGTTTATACCTGAAAGAGTATCTGACAATAGAGGGTATAGTCTTGCTACAATTGATCCTATTAAGTGTGACTTGCTTAGAGATTGCCCGTCATAAAACTCTTCAAGCAAAAAATATAACCTTAAGAAATTGCCTAAGTTGGTTGCTTCTTGGCTTTGTGGCTATGTTTGTTTTTGCAGTCTTCATCAGTTTCCTATTTCCAGTTCAGACTAGGAATCAAGCGGTATTGGTACAAGTAGGAAAACAGGTTCCTCCTATTATCTTTTTATTGTTTCTGGTCAATGCAAGTCTCCTTGAAGAGATTGTTTATAGGCAGTTGCTGTGGGAAAAATTGACATTCCCTTTTGTACAAATAGGCGTGACCAGTTTTCTCTTCGTTCTATCCCATGGACCCAATCAGATAGGGAGTTGGCTCATGTATAGCTATCTTGGCTTGACCTTGGCTGCTGTTCGATTGAAAACTG is part of the Streptococcus suis genome and harbors:
- a CDS encoding replication initiator protein A translates to MKRITANQYQTSERYYKLPKILFESERYKDMKLEVKVAYAVLKDRLELSLSKGWIDEDGAIYLIYSNSNLMALLGCSKSKLLSIKKTLREYGLIDEVQQSSSEKGRMANKIYLGELEHETTPVLHTDGASVKKTLGGSQRKTGPVLNSAPSETEGSETKYSETKGSDFLIEDEEERQQVDEKQEENFTSKVDGVTKYDRDYIWGLVHDQLRQSGLSQSASDYAMIYFSDRYQYALEHMRFARSAEVIAEYVFNGVLSEWTKQLRRQEVKGGD
- the dcm gene encoding DNA (cytosine-5-)-methyltransferase, which produces MKFLDLFAGIGGFRLGMESQGHECLGFCEIDKFARTSYKAMFNTEGEIEYHDIKEVTDHDFRQFRGQVDIICGGFPCQAFSLAGRRLGFEDTRGTLFFEIARAAKQIQPRFLFLENVKGLLNHDEGRTFATILSTMDELGYDVEWQVLNSKDFQVPQNRERVFIIGHSRRYRPRFIFPLRRENSPAHLERLGNINPSKRGLNGEVYLTSGLAPTLTRGKGEGAKIAIPVLTPDRLEKRQHGRQFKDNQDPMFTLTSQDRHGVVVAGNLPTSFDQTGRVFDISGLSPTLTTMQGGDKVPKILLREELPFLKIKEATKRGYAKATLGDSVNLAYPDSTNRRGRVGKGISNTLTTSDNMGVVVAALEYRQDKWYEVTGIVLEGKLFRLRIRRLTPRECFRLQGFPDWAYERAESVSSKSQLYKQAGNSVTVTVIEAIAREFRRIEEEEKHESTT
- a CDS encoding arsenate reductase — protein: MLEVYLGNNANTNQDLLTILTTYGVTYRCTKACDVNREIILSLFAKTTDCFELLSPRFLRFKRQYSISLNEMIQLILQKPDQNLRLPLIVCQNHVYPAIGLDEVRTFLPRQVKEELFQASLMKQVTG
- a CDS encoding transcriptional regulator, which translates into the protein MNERFWDNLEIILAENDLTWAELARKVFNGQYVYPSEFNRLYQKLRHYKSNRLMPQTRWVERIVLVLDIDYEDLFKR
- a CDS encoding CPBP family intramembrane glutamic endopeptidase produces the protein MIRIVVFYLAIQLNGLLVSLYLKEYLTIEGIVLLQLILLSVTCLEIARHKTLQAKNITLRNCLSWLLLGFVAMFVFAVFISFLFPVQTRNQAVLVQVGKQVPPIIFLLFLVNASLLEEIVYRQLLWEKLTFPFVQIGVTSFLFVLSHGPNQIGSWLMYSYLGLTLAAVRLKTDCMMVIALHLLWNSLAYVVTFL